One genomic segment of Hordeum vulgare subsp. vulgare chromosome 2H, MorexV3_pseudomolecules_assembly, whole genome shotgun sequence includes these proteins:
- the LOC123426932 gene encoding protein FLOURY 1-like, with protein sequence MGGWNRISGAGGLLKPLAGVPFASMPGAGVAYFLVGSALGVFAMLHVSESEAGREWASAARWAALSSSVGPHHLLVAMPLLLLTAKVWLLGKRCDAVEGLVGSAGATVQAVRARGVVCTLCGTGTKARALKKGGSAHSVECDRQVIESVSRSLSSELELEADTEDEDVASEVTGAEEGKVERLRRRLVRERRLKEAALEELEKERRAAASAADEAMAKIACLRNEKALVEREAKQFREMAQQKQMYDRQVIESLMWMINKFGIQSVEPDFSSERAVSETSEDDRDNRL encoded by the coding sequence ATGGGCGGCTGGAACCGCATCTCCGGCGCCGGTGGTCTGCTGAAGCCGCTCGCCGGTGTCCCTTTCGCCTCCATGCCCGGCGCCGGCGTTGCTTACTTCCTCGTCGGCTCCGCGCTCGGGGTCTTCGCGATGCTGCACGTCTCCGAGTCCGAGGCCGGCCGCGAGTGGGCCTCCGCCGCGCGCTGGGCCGCCCTGTCCAGCTCCGTGGGTCCCCACCACCTGCTTGTCGCAATGCCCCTGCTCCTCCTGACCGCCAAAGTCTGGCTCCTCGGCAAGCGCTGCGACGCCGTGGAGGGGCTCGTGGGGAGCGCGGGTGCCACCGTGCAGGCGGTGCGCGCTAGAGGCGTCGTCTGCACCTTGTGTGGGACTGGGACGAAGGCGCGGGCCCTGAAGAAAGGCGGCTCGGCTCACTCCGTGGAGTGCGACCGGCAGGTCATCGAGTCGGTTTCGAGGTCGCtgtcttctgagctggagctggagGCCGACACGGAGGACGAGGACGTCGCCAGCGAGGTGACCGGCGCGGAAGAGGGCAAAGTGGAGCGTCTCAGGCGGCGGCTCGTGCGGGAGAGGAGGCTGAAGGAGGCCGCCCtggaggagctggagaaggagagGCGCGCGGCGGCCTCTGCGGCTGACGAGGCCATGGCCAAGATCGCGTGCCTGCGGAACGAGAAGGCGCTGGTGGAGCGTGAGGCGAAGCAGTTCCGGGAGATGGCCCAGCAGAAGCAGATGTACGACCGGCAGGTCATCGAGTCTCTTATGTGGATGATCAATAAGTTTGGGATACAATCCGTTGAGCCCGATTTTTCATCCGAGCGAGCCGTGTCAGAGACAAGCGAGGACGACCGAGACAACCGGCTGTAG